A single region of the Streptomyces sp. NBC_00425 genome encodes:
- a CDS encoding helix-turn-helix domain-containing protein, which translates to MPVDPLWNSTTARQLAAQRRPGALIRLGRQHHCWTLAVLADRIGCSPATVSRLERRTQIADLALVHRAAREVGVPRHVLMTSLAPPPAMATTATRVTASQRDAEEDPMRRRTLLAATAAAGPAALLMGLDDALADTPAPSDAGPLNGRLTGARALYDRGAHARLLAALPALIADAHQGAVSRRSLDQARLSAVYSLASAVLIKLGSYDRARLTADRARTWAEISGSPLAAAAAARELAIVLRHQDQHGAAQRLMTSVTDDLETSGLRTDATAAAYAQMLCTLAYTAARAGQRTEALAMAEEARRAACRLPQAAPPGRLFAISPAAVDLYAVGVHWALGDAGAALNAGKNLRPEQFPTAERKARLGTDMARAWWAWQRPEQAARALLDAYRASPGEVRDRPAIRRIVTELTERHPRTSGVRELHAAVTRTI; encoded by the coding sequence GTGCCCGTTGACCCGCTCTGGAACAGCACGACAGCCCGGCAATTAGCCGCGCAGCGACGCCCCGGCGCGCTCATTCGGCTCGGACGCCAGCACCACTGCTGGACGCTGGCCGTGCTCGCTGACCGGATCGGCTGCTCGCCCGCTACCGTGTCCCGTTTGGAGCGCCGCACCCAGATCGCCGACCTGGCCTTGGTGCATCGTGCCGCTCGGGAAGTAGGCGTGCCCAGACATGTCCTCATGACATCCCTCGCGCCACCGCCCGCTATGGCAACGACGGCCACTAGAGTGACGGCCAGTCAGCGTGACGCCGAGGAGGACCCCATGCGCCGCCGTACGCTGCTCGCCGCCACGGCGGCCGCAGGCCCCGCCGCCCTGTTGATGGGCCTGGACGACGCTCTGGCCGACACCCCCGCCCCGTCTGATGCAGGGCCGCTGAACGGCCGTCTGACGGGCGCCCGCGCTCTGTATGACCGGGGCGCGCACGCACGGCTCCTGGCCGCACTGCCCGCCCTCATCGCCGACGCGCATCAAGGCGCCGTCTCCCGCCGCAGTCTCGACCAGGCCCGGCTGTCCGCCGTGTACAGCCTCGCCTCCGCCGTGCTCATCAAGCTCGGCTCCTACGACCGCGCCCGGCTCACCGCGGACCGTGCCCGTACCTGGGCCGAGATCTCCGGCTCCCCGCTCGCAGCTGCGGCCGCGGCACGGGAATTGGCCATCGTGCTGCGCCACCAGGACCAGCACGGCGCCGCGCAGCGCCTGATGACCTCGGTGACCGACGACCTCGAGACGAGCGGGCTGCGCACCGACGCCACTGCCGCCGCCTACGCACAGATGCTGTGCACCCTGGCCTACACCGCCGCCCGGGCCGGGCAGCGCACCGAGGCCCTGGCGATGGCCGAGGAGGCCCGCCGCGCCGCCTGCCGACTGCCCCAGGCCGCTCCACCCGGCCGGCTGTTCGCCATCAGCCCGGCCGCTGTCGACCTGTATGCGGTCGGCGTGCACTGGGCACTCGGCGACGCCGGCGCCGCCCTGAACGCCGGGAAGAACCTTCGGCCCGAGCAGTTCCCGACCGCCGAGCGCAAGGCCCGCCTGGGTACCGACATGGCGCGCGCCTGGTGGGCCTGGCAGCGGCCGGAGCAGGCCGCCCGCGCACTGCTGGACGCCTACCGGGCCAGCCCCGGCGAAGTCCGTGACCGCCCCGCGATCCGCCGCATCGTCACCGAGCTCACCGAGCGACACCCCCGGACCAGCGGCGTACGCGAACTGCACGCCGCAGTGACACGGACCATCTGA
- a CDS encoding thiol-disulfide oxidoreductase DCC family protein, whose product MRNQPVLVFDGDCSFCSTSVRFAERRLQPRCQTIPWQFADLEALGVTSARAEHEVLWVTPRGVVYGGAQAVAKALLSAGGGWALAGALLMLPPIRWVAHGVYRLVANNRHRMPGGTAACALPNRRAVGL is encoded by the coding sequence ATGCGGAACCAGCCTGTACTTGTTTTTGATGGGGATTGCAGCTTTTGCTCTACGTCGGTGAGGTTCGCTGAGCGACGCCTACAGCCTCGTTGCCAGACCATTCCTTGGCAGTTCGCGGACTTGGAAGCTCTTGGTGTCACCTCAGCACGAGCCGAGCATGAAGTTTTGTGGGTGACTCCCAGAGGCGTTGTGTATGGAGGCGCTCAGGCTGTCGCGAAGGCGCTCTTGAGCGCGGGGGGAGGATGGGCGCTGGCGGGTGCGTTGCTCATGCTGCCTCCCATACGGTGGGTTGCCCACGGTGTGTATCGACTCGTCGCGAACAATCGTCACCGCATGCCAGGAGGTACCGCGGCATGCGCTCTGCCCAACCGTCGAGCGGTTGGGCTGTAG
- a CDS encoding DEAD/DEAH box helicase, protein MISLREHQAQAVSRIRAWAGFPVRSSTPAQGLRATVVSATGSGKTITAAWAALECFRGGRILVMVPTLDLLVQTAQAWRSVGHHAPMAAVCSLEKDEVLEQLGVRTTTHPIQLALWAGHGPVVVFATYASLVDREDPEDVTGRAKVRGPLEAALAGGERLYGQTMDGFDLAVVDEAHATAGDLGRPWAAIHDNTRIPADFRLYLTATPRILASPRPQKGADGQELEIATMASDPDGPYGAWLFELGLSEAIERGILAGFEIDVLEIHDPSPVLAESEEAQRGRRLALLQTALLEHAAARNLRTVMTFHQRVEEAAAFAQKMPQTAARLYEAEVSDRDLAGAETLPKSSIDAEFYELEAGRHVPPDRVWSAWLCGDHLVAERREVLRQFAGGLDAGNRRVHRAFLASVRVLGEGVDIVGERGVEAICFADTRGSQVEIVQNIGRALRPNPDGTAKTARIIVPVFLKPGEDPADMVASASFAPLVAVLQDLRSHSERLVEQLASRALTSGKRKIHLQRDEDGWIVGAGGEGDGDEQEQDDTDAAAESALLHFSSPRDAATIAAFLRTRVYRPESLVWLEGYQALIRWRTHHKITGLHAVPYDVETEVGVTKDFPLGRWVHQQRKALRAGELEERRKTLLDAPEAGMVWEPGEEAWENKLAALRSYRRALGHLAPRQDAVWGEDDAMVPIGQHIANLRRNGGLGKDPERTAQRAQQLAAIDPDWNCPWPLDWQRHHRVLADLPNIAPGVLFEGDDLGRWLQRQKNPGTWAQLSEEQQERLTKLGAQPVQAPALAPAVPHATKGPSKAQQAFQRGLTALAQWIEREGVHRPVPRNHSEPITVNGETEPVVVKLGVWVSNTKSRRDRLDADQLDALRKLGAEWA, encoded by the coding sequence GTGATCAGTCTTCGGGAACACCAGGCGCAGGCCGTCTCGCGAATCCGCGCGTGGGCGGGATTTCCCGTACGGTCGTCCACGCCCGCCCAGGGGCTTCGGGCGACGGTGGTCTCCGCGACCGGCTCCGGAAAGACGATCACGGCCGCGTGGGCCGCGCTGGAGTGCTTTCGTGGCGGGCGGATCCTCGTCATGGTGCCCACGCTCGACCTGCTCGTGCAGACCGCCCAGGCGTGGCGCAGCGTGGGCCACCACGCGCCGATGGCCGCGGTGTGCTCGCTGGAGAAGGACGAGGTCCTGGAGCAGCTCGGCGTGCGGACGACCACCCACCCGATCCAGCTGGCGCTGTGGGCGGGGCACGGGCCGGTGGTCGTGTTCGCGACGTACGCCTCCCTCGTGGACCGTGAGGATCCCGAGGACGTCACGGGCCGGGCGAAGGTGCGGGGGCCGCTGGAGGCCGCTCTGGCGGGCGGGGAGCGGCTGTACGGGCAGACGATGGACGGCTTCGACCTCGCCGTCGTCGACGAAGCCCACGCAACCGCCGGTGATCTCGGGCGGCCGTGGGCGGCGATCCACGACAACACCCGCATCCCGGCCGACTTCCGGCTTTACCTGACCGCGACCCCGCGCATCCTCGCCTCCCCCCGCCCGCAGAAGGGCGCGGACGGCCAGGAGTTGGAGATCGCGACCATGGCGTCCGACCCGGACGGCCCCTACGGCGCGTGGCTGTTCGAGCTCGGGCTGTCGGAGGCGATCGAGCGGGGCATCCTCGCCGGGTTCGAGATCGACGTCCTGGAGATCCACGATCCCTCCCCCGTCCTTGCGGAATCGGAGGAGGCGCAGCGGGGCCGGCGCCTGGCGCTGCTGCAGACCGCGCTCCTGGAGCACGCCGCCGCGCGCAACCTGCGCACCGTCATGACGTTCCACCAGCGTGTCGAGGAAGCCGCCGCGTTCGCGCAGAAGATGCCGCAGACGGCAGCGCGACTCTACGAGGCCGAGGTCTCCGACAGGGACCTGGCCGGCGCGGAGACCCTGCCGAAGTCGTCGATCGACGCCGAGTTCTACGAGCTGGAGGCCGGCCGCCACGTGCCCCCGGACCGCGTGTGGTCGGCATGGCTGTGCGGCGACCACCTCGTCGCCGAACGCCGCGAAGTCCTGCGCCAGTTCGCAGGCGGCCTCGACGCCGGCAACAGGCGCGTGCACCGGGCGTTCCTGGCCAGCGTGCGGGTCCTGGGCGAGGGCGTCGACATCGTCGGCGAACGCGGTGTGGAGGCGATCTGCTTCGCCGACACCCGCGGCTCCCAGGTCGAGATCGTGCAGAACATCGGCCGGGCCCTGCGCCCGAACCCCGACGGCACGGCCAAGACCGCCAGGATCATCGTGCCCGTCTTCCTGAAGCCCGGCGAAGACCCCGCCGACATGGTCGCCTCCGCCTCGTTCGCCCCCCTCGTAGCCGTCCTCCAAGACCTGCGTTCGCACTCGGAACGCCTCGTCGAACAGCTCGCCTCACGCGCACTCACCAGCGGCAAACGCAAGATCCACCTCCAGCGCGATGAGGACGGGTGGATTGTCGGGGCCGGCGGAGAGGGCGACGGCGATGAGCAGGAGCAGGACGACACCGACGCCGCTGCCGAGTCCGCCCTGCTGCACTTCTCCAGCCCGCGCGACGCAGCCACGATCGCAGCGTTCCTGCGCACCCGGGTCTACCGGCCCGAATCCCTCGTCTGGCTCGAGGGCTACCAAGCCCTCATCCGCTGGCGCACCCACCACAAGATCACCGGCCTCCACGCCGTCCCCTACGACGTCGAGACCGAGGTCGGCGTCACCAAGGACTTCCCCCTCGGACGGTGGGTCCACCAACAGCGCAAGGCCCTGCGAGCCGGAGAACTCGAGGAGCGGCGCAAGACCCTGCTGGACGCCCCGGAAGCCGGGATGGTCTGGGAACCCGGCGAAGAAGCGTGGGAGAACAAGCTCGCCGCGCTGCGGTCCTACCGGCGGGCCCTGGGGCACCTCGCCCCACGCCAGGACGCGGTGTGGGGCGAAGACGACGCGATGGTGCCCATCGGGCAGCACATCGCCAACCTCCGCCGCAACGGCGGCCTGGGCAAAGACCCGGAACGGACAGCACAGCGCGCGCAGCAGCTGGCCGCGATCGACCCGGACTGGAACTGCCCCTGGCCACTGGACTGGCAACGCCACCACCGCGTACTCGCCGACCTCCCCAACATCGCACCCGGCGTCCTCTTCGAAGGCGACGACCTCGGACGATGGCTGCAGCGACAGAAGAATCCGGGCACCTGGGCCCAGCTGTCCGAGGAGCAGCAGGAACGGCTGACCAAGCTGGGCGCACAGCCCGTCCAGGCGCCCGCTCTGGCCCCGGCGGTCCCGCATGCGACGAAGGGCCCGAGCAAGGCGCAGCAGGCGTTCCAGCGCGGACTTACAGCCCTCGCACAGTGGATCGAACGCGAAGGCGTCCACCGGCCCGTACCCCGCAACCACAGCGAACCGATCACGGTCAACGGCGAGACAGAGCCGGTGGTCGTGAAGCTGGGCGTATGGGTCTCCAACACCAAATCAAGGCGGGATCGGCTGGACGCCGACCAGCTCGACGCACTACGGAAGCTGGGAGCGGAGTGGGCGTAG
- a CDS encoding helix-turn-helix domain-containing protein yields MARPEKPIALDAPFAAFALQLRALRRQAGNPTYDAMSRRIGGMVSVTTLAKAAGGDRLPSLEVTLAYATACHGNRQHWAEQWLLAQGDALPSQAGAWAAVPPTASTAASAADFVEALRQLRLWAGMPSYTQLARLTGLGRTTLCDALAPGRAGLPSRDVTSRLVLACMRHACEHRSWLSQDVPIAVTAEQAQRAFLHMWHQIASQELTRRHASGTGVSATPRPSASVRRTRPPVRPVGEESGAVKEQQYVGLIKRHEAPTDRSIRPEVQELASALRTLFASLDMPMRSYAARAYLNVSSLSRYLSGARVPPRSFIEGLVRTVRESGEPLPEYAHERLFELYDNALRSSPYPGDQLSLLSVRHEAAQQRIRELQEEIRRLKDG; encoded by the coding sequence ATGGCACGGCCTGAAAAACCCATCGCTCTTGATGCTCCGTTCGCTGCTTTCGCTCTGCAGCTGCGCGCTCTGCGCCGGCAGGCGGGCAACCCCACCTACGACGCCATGTCCCGGCGGATCGGCGGCATGGTGTCGGTGACCACGCTCGCCAAGGCCGCCGGCGGCGACCGTCTTCCCTCGCTCGAGGTGACTCTCGCCTACGCGACGGCGTGCCACGGCAACCGGCAGCACTGGGCGGAACAGTGGCTGCTCGCGCAAGGAGACGCTCTGCCGTCACAGGCAGGCGCCTGGGCCGCGGTGCCGCCTACCGCGAGCACAGCGGCGTCTGCGGCCGATTTCGTTGAGGCCCTTCGCCAGCTGAGGCTGTGGGCTGGCATGCCCTCCTACACTCAGCTCGCCCGCCTGACCGGATTGGGCCGCACCACTCTCTGTGACGCGCTGGCCCCCGGGCGCGCCGGCCTCCCCAGCCGCGACGTCACCTCCCGTCTGGTGCTCGCATGCATGCGCCATGCCTGCGAGCACCGGTCATGGCTCAGTCAGGACGTGCCGATCGCTGTCACGGCCGAACAGGCGCAACGCGCTTTCCTGCACATGTGGCACCAGATCGCCTCGCAGGAACTCACCCGGCGTCACGCGTCCGGAACCGGTGTCTCCGCAACGCCCCGCCCTTCAGCCTCCGTCAGGCGCACGCGTCCGCCTGTCCGGCCAGTCGGGGAAGAGTCCGGTGCGGTCAAGGAGCAGCAGTACGTCGGGCTCATCAAGAGACACGAGGCCCCCACGGACCGCAGCATCCGGCCTGAGGTGCAGGAACTCGCCAGTGCACTGCGCACGCTGTTCGCCTCGCTGGATATGCCGATGCGAAGCTACGCCGCCCGCGCCTATCTGAATGTCAGCTCCCTTTCCCGGTATCTCAGTGGCGCTCGCGTCCCCCCGCGGTCGTTCATCGAGGGCTTGGTGCGCACAGTCAGGGAGTCCGGCGAGCCGCTCCCCGAGTACGCACACGAGCGGCTGTTCGAGCTGTACGACAATGCTCTGCGTTCCTCCCCCTACCCCGGCGACCAGCTCAGTCTGCTGAGCGTGCGGCATGAAGCCGCCCAGCAGCGCATCAGGGAGCTCCAGGAAGAGATCCGCCGGCTCAAGGACGGATAA
- a CDS encoding helix-turn-helix domain-containing protein, which translates to MECVRWELRLRAAERGVFKAVEMRRLLAEAGLEISAGKMSALWSAPVAPVSVRLDDVEVLCRVLGCDAAGLLVLDTPAGRPPHPAGLGPAAGGAGTWAGGGPAAGPAGAGAGKGPGGGGVVRPSLPPV; encoded by the coding sequence GTGGAGTGCGTGCGGTGGGAGTTGCGGCTGCGGGCGGCCGAGCGGGGCGTGTTCAAGGCGGTCGAGATGCGCCGGCTGCTGGCCGAGGCGGGGCTCGAGATCAGTGCGGGGAAGATGTCCGCGCTGTGGTCGGCGCCGGTGGCGCCGGTGTCGGTGCGCCTGGACGACGTGGAGGTGCTGTGCCGGGTGCTGGGCTGCGACGCGGCCGGGCTGCTCGTCCTGGACACCCCTGCCGGCCGGCCTCCGCACCCGGCCGGCTTGGGCCCGGCCGCCGGAGGAGCTGGTACGTGGGCCGGCGGGGGACCGGCCGCCGGCCCTGCGGGAGCGGGGGCGGGCAAGGGACCTGGCGGAGGCGGTGTGGTGCGGCCGTCACTGCCGCCGGTGTAG